A region of Moorena producens PAL-8-15-08-1 DNA encodes the following proteins:
- a CDS encoding FG-GAP-like repeat-containing protein, with amino-acid sequence MSIPNDQFWNQTVFPSGVDNAHDYFGTSLIGGDFNGDGRGDLAIGTPKEDVDGDINTGKVNAGKVNVLPGSSTGLTSTGSQLWKQDNLAGSSTEADDRFGETLISGDFNGDGYDDLAVGTPYEDWESTKDTGMLNIIYGSYFGLTSTGNQYSIQITFPEDSNEQNDRFGSSLAAGDFDGDGYDDLAIGTPYEDYDGKTNTGKVNTLYGSATGLTTTGNQLWLQSAFSGGFNNEGDLFGSSLAAGDFDGDGYDDLAIGAPFENYDGNTNTGKVNTLYGSATGLTTTGNQLWLQSAFSGGFNNEGDLFGSSLAAGDFDGDGYDDLAIGAPFENYDGNTNTGKVNTLYGSATGLTTTGNQLWTQDDLIVSNPEAFDGFGTTLAVGDFNNDGYDDLAVGSPYEDINSITDGGAVNIIYGSVFGLTTTGNQFWTQDSFGVKDIAEEYDNFGASLGVQDFNGDGYDDLAIGVPGEDLGGIIDSGATQILYGSVSGLVVESSLLI; translated from the coding sequence ATGAGTATTCCCAACGATCAATTCTGGAATCAAACCGTATTTCCTTCCGGAGTCGATAACGCCCATGACTACTTTGGCACTAGCTTAATTGGAGGGGATTTTAATGGTGATGGTCGGGGCGACTTGGCTATAGGCACACCCAAAGAAGATGTTGATGGGGACATTAACACAGGTAAAGTCAATGCAGGTAAAGTCAATGTCCTCCCAGGATCTTCAACAGGCTTAACTAGCACTGGTAGCCAATTGTGGAAGCAAGACAATCTTGCTGGCAGTTCAACTGAAGCTGATGATCGCTTTGGAGAGACCCTGATCTCAGGGGACTTTAATGGGGATGGTTACGATGACTTAGCGGTAGGCACGCCTTACGAGGATTGGGAATCGACTAAAGATACTGGGATGCTTAACATTATCTATGGTTCCTACTTCGGTCTAACGAGCACTGGTAACCAATATTCCATCCAGATTACTTTTCCTGAGGATAGTAATGAACAAAATGACCGCTTTGGTAGTAGCTTGGCTGCGGGAGATTTTGACGGGGATGGCTATGATGACCTGGCAATCGGTACTCCCTATGAAGATTATGATGGAAAAACCAACACAGGTAAAGTTAATACCCTCTATGGTTCTGCAACCGGCTTAACTACCACTGGTAATCAACTCTGGTTACAAAGTGCGTTTAGTGGGGGTTTCAATAACGAAGGTGACCTTTTTGGTAGCAGTTTGGCTGCGGGAGATTTTGACGGGGATGGCTATGATGACCTGGCGATCGGTGCTCCTTTTGAAAATTATGATGGAAACACTAACACAGGTAAAGTTAATACTCTCTATGGTTCTGCAACCGGCTTAACTACCACTGGTAATCAACTCTGGTTACAAAGTGCGTTTAGTGGGGGTTTCAATAACGAAGGTGACCTTTTTGGTAGCAGTTTGGCTGCGGGAGATTTTGACGGGGATGGCTATGATGACCTGGCGATCGGTGCTCCTTTTGAAAATTATGATGGAAACACTAACACAGGTAAAGTTAATACTCTCTATGGTTCTGCAACCGGCTTAACTACCACTGGTAATCAACTCTGGACTCAAGACGATCTCATTGTCAGCAACCCTGAAGCATTTGACGGCTTCGGAACTACTTTAGCTGTGGGCGACTTTAACAACGACGGTTATGATGACTTAGCTGTGGGAAGTCCCTATGAAGATATCAATTCAATCACTGATGGTGGGGCTGTAAATATTATCTATGGTTCTGTCTTTGGTTTGACTACTACTGGCAACCAGTTCTGGACCCAAGATAGTTTTGGGGTTAAGGATATAGCTGAGGAGTACGATAACTTTGGAGCTAGCTTAGGGGTGCAGGACTTCAATGGGGACGGCTACGATGACTTAGCCATAGGAGTTCCTGGTGAAGACCTCGGAGGTATTATCGATTCTGGTGCTACTCAAATCCTCTATGGCTCAGTCAGCGGTCTAGTTGTAGAGAGTAGCTTGTTGATATAA
- a CDS encoding PD40 domain-containing protein, which translates to MNALHGYQDQQRGWSGRESDFGRSTIVGINMTVQPKDFNGNNNESLRMLARAIAFSQGQFSLILARCNYQSLRQRLTQQLTERYQIKFHSRALASSATNLYSNVQAELTSELPDAVIVHNLELVRDIDRLLVSTNNARDEFRKTFPFPLVLWVTDQVQHKLRRVAPDFTSWAATPIGFEMATDELIDFIEQTVNQVYGKVLNSGAGRFLDNDDLNLGIGSTRRTELKSAQNELKHRKVRLDPPLEASLEFVLGRAADGSSQESLEHYQRSLALWQQIEPEVRETEGKPQTFTSSSERVGCLLYYLGLWWRTYAERHRAEHQVACGHAAEYYQQCIKVFEQAERPDLVAKFINPSAEVLQRLGQWDELEAVANTALTLHQTYGHPFRLARAHGFLAEVALWKSDWTNAQQLAQQALLILEQALCEFCTPTSCSLETDCDWERSFHQGWYLLSLARSHRGAARSQQQQQQAKIQDSLTTLETAKARTKPQYDPELYIRILEELRQCYCQQGNYLTAFRVKQERRSIEQQYNFRAFIGAGRLQPKQQVTNPALPDLDYHNSVTPAIAASGRQGDVNRLMQRMGRSDHKLTVIYGQSGVGKSSLVQAGLIPTLKQKTIGSREVLTVFQQIYTDWIPEFGKALAKSLAEKKLIKYHGNTLETTAAILKTFWQITEDNILVVLVFDQFEEFFFAAKDRKKRMVFYEFMKSCLNISYVKIILSIREDDLHYLLECNRLINLDVINNNILNKTILYYLGNFSPKQAKSVIQSLTEHTAFSLEPTLTDALVKDLAGDTNEVLPIELQVVGAQLQAEKITTLADYLAKGPKEKLVERYLETAIKDCGEEQERITKLVLYLLTDEHGMRPLKTQAELAEDLDLEEDKLDLVLEVLVGSGLVFEVPEYPADRYQLVHDYLVSFIRQGQEPQILAELKLTKQELKQALHQEQEERRRAEIAEIRALSSLSQALLSSHDQLGALVASVKAGKRLLTTEVTREIKQQQVNQLQEIINNLQECNRLEGHDAGVFGVCLSPDGKLITSASEDGTIKIWGIDGKALASCRGHKEQVFSINFSPNGEMFASASADGTIKLWQRDGKLLKTLRGHKNQVFNISFSPDGHTIAAASKDGTIQLWHPNGTRIKTLTRFGPANFGISFSPDGKSLAIASEDGTIKLWNLDSSWPKIFNRHARGVWSVCFSPDGRMLASGSSDGTVKLWNIDGKELNSIDNYGLPVYRVRFSPDGQMLALASKDNRIRLYNLDGIKLKTLRGHKGSVCGVSFSPDGRLLASASVDKTIRLWSLKGIGLNTQQSHTGKLIGFCFNSTGQQYASASEDKTVKLWSLDGTLLRTFSGHEASVRSVSFSPKAKLLATASVDGIIKIWHLNGALLQTFPAHGLSIRSLSFSPDGKILASAGNDRIIKLWGIDDKYGQDNGVLINTLNGHLAKILTIRFSQDGQMLVSAGEDKTIKRWRLDGSLIDTIPAHSLKIVCLRFSGDGEIMASASTDKTVKLWSLDGKLITTLQGHQAGVRGVVFSPDSQIIASVSADRTVKLWTRDGKEFKTLKGHLAPVCNACFLADGETLVSVSEDGTAKIWNIDGTEIKTVGGPINGSTVVGVKPGQGIVTRGSHTAMSDLSSDLKDLLVKGCYWITDYLKHNPTLSESDRKLCDGILPEILNGE; encoded by the coding sequence ATGAACGCGCTCCATGGCTACCAAGATCAGCAGAGGGGATGGTCAGGGCGTGAATCCGATTTCGGCAGAAGCACAATAGTTGGAATAAATATGACCGTCCAACCCAAAGATTTCAATGGCAATAACAATGAATCATTAAGAATGCTAGCACGGGCGATCGCATTTTCTCAGGGACAATTTTCTCTGATTTTAGCCCGTTGTAATTATCAATCATTGCGGCAGCGATTAACACAACAACTGACAGAACGCTACCAGATTAAGTTTCACTCCAGGGCTTTGGCCTCATCGGCTACAAACCTCTATAGCAATGTTCAAGCGGAACTTACTTCAGAACTCCCCGATGCGGTGATTGTTCACAATTTGGAATTAGTCAGGGATATTGATAGGTTATTGGTTTCTACCAATAATGCACGGGATGAATTTCGCAAAACGTTCCCCTTCCCCCTGGTGTTATGGGTAACCGATCAGGTCCAACACAAGCTCAGGCGAGTAGCACCAGATTTCACCAGTTGGGCTGCTACTCCCATTGGCTTTGAGATGGCAACGGATGAGTTAATTGATTTTATCGAGCAAACAGTCAATCAGGTCTATGGCAAAGTATTAAACTCTGGTGCTGGCAGATTTCTGGACAATGATGACTTGAATTTGGGCATTGGTTCGACTCGCCGCACCGAGTTAAAGTCAGCCCAGAATGAGCTAAAACATCGTAAAGTCAGATTAGACCCACCGTTAGAAGCCAGTTTAGAATTTGTCTTGGGTCGTGCCGCTGATGGGTCATCACAAGAGTCTCTGGAACATTATCAGCGTAGTTTAGCCCTTTGGCAGCAGATTGAGCCAGAGGTCAGGGAAACCGAGGGAAAACCCCAAACATTCACCTCCTCATCAGAGCGGGTTGGATGCTTACTGTACTATTTAGGATTATGGTGGCGTACCTATGCTGAGAGACATCGGGCTGAACATCAAGTGGCTTGTGGTCATGCCGCAGAGTATTATCAGCAATGTATTAAGGTCTTTGAACAAGCTGAACGACCGGACTTAGTTGCCAAATTTATTAATCCTTCGGCAGAGGTACTGCAACGACTGGGACAGTGGGATGAGTTGGAGGCGGTTGCTAACACAGCCTTGACTCTCCATCAAACCTATGGTCATCCGTTTAGACTAGCGCGAGCCCATGGCTTTTTAGCAGAAGTCGCCTTATGGAAATCTGATTGGACTAACGCGCAACAGTTAGCCCAACAGGCTCTGTTAATCTTAGAACAGGCATTGTGTGAATTCTGTACACCAACCTCATGCTCACTCGAAACCGATTGTGATTGGGAGCGCTCATTTCACCAAGGTTGGTATTTATTGTCTCTAGCGCGATCGCATCGTGGGGCTGCGCGATCGCAACAGCAACAGCAGCAAGCTAAAATCCAAGACAGTCTGACAACTCTGGAAACGGCTAAAGCCAGAACCAAACCCCAGTACGATCCAGAGCTTTACATTCGGATTTTAGAAGAATTGCGCCAGTGCTACTGCCAACAAGGTAACTATTTGACAGCTTTTCGGGTTAAACAAGAACGACGCTCCATTGAGCAGCAGTACAATTTTCGAGCCTTTATTGGTGCTGGTCGATTGCAGCCTAAACAACAGGTAACTAACCCAGCATTACCAGATCTAGACTACCACAATTCTGTCACCCCAGCTATTGCGGCTTCTGGTAGACAAGGGGATGTCAATCGCTTAATGCAACGTATGGGCCGTAGTGACCATAAACTAACGGTAATTTATGGTCAATCCGGAGTAGGAAAAAGTTCCCTTGTCCAAGCTGGGTTAATTCCCACCTTGAAACAAAAAACCATTGGCTCCCGTGAGGTGTTAACGGTTTTCCAGCAAATTTATACCGATTGGATTCCCGAATTTGGGAAAGCATTAGCCAAGTCTCTGGCCGAAAAAAAACTGATTAAGTATCATGGGAATACTCTAGAAACAACAGCCGCAATTCTCAAGACATTCTGGCAAATAACAGAAGATAATATCCTAGTTGTTTTAGTATTTGACCAATTTGAAGAATTTTTCTTTGCTGCCAAAGACAGAAAAAAACGAATGGTTTTCTATGAATTTATGAAGAGCTGTTTGAATATTTCCTATGTAAAAATTATTTTATCCATTCGAGAAGATGACCTTCATTATTTGTTAGAGTGTAACCGTCTAATTAACTTAGATGTCATTAACAACAATATTTTAAATAAAACGATTCTTTACTATCTCGGTAACTTTTCACCAAAGCAAGCTAAATCAGTTATTCAAAGCTTAACGGAACACACGGCATTTTCTCTAGAGCCAACCCTAACCGATGCTCTAGTCAAGGATTTAGCAGGAGATACAAATGAGGTGCTCCCCATTGAATTGCAAGTGGTAGGAGCTCAGCTCCAAGCCGAAAAAATTACCACCTTAGCAGATTATCTAGCCAAAGGTCCGAAGGAAAAACTGGTTGAACGATACCTAGAAACAGCGATTAAAGACTGTGGTGAAGAGCAGGAACGAATCACTAAACTAGTTTTGTATTTGCTGACCGATGAACACGGGATGCGACCCCTAAAAACTCAGGCCGAATTAGCGGAAGATTTGGACTTAGAGGAGGATAAACTGGATTTAGTACTGGAGGTGTTAGTGGGGTCTGGCTTAGTATTTGAAGTGCCAGAATACCCCGCTGATCGTTATCAGTTAGTTCATGATTATTTAGTATCATTTATTCGCCAAGGACAAGAGCCTCAAATCCTAGCCGAGTTAAAACTCACTAAACAAGAACTAAAGCAAGCACTCCATCAAGAACAAGAGGAACGAAGACGAGCAGAAATTGCAGAAATTAGAGCCCTGAGTTCTCTGTCTCAAGCTCTACTGTCTTCCCACGACCAGTTAGGAGCATTGGTCGCTAGTGTAAAAGCTGGGAAACGATTACTCACCACAGAGGTTACTCGTGAGATCAAACAGCAACAAGTGAATCAGCTTCAGGAAATTATCAATAACTTGCAAGAGTGCAATCGTTTGGAAGGACATGATGCGGGAGTATTTGGTGTTTGTTTAAGTCCCGATGGTAAACTAATTACTTCTGCTAGTGAAGATGGCACCATCAAGATTTGGGGAATTGATGGCAAAGCCTTGGCAAGCTGTCGGGGTCACAAGGAGCAAGTGTTTAGCATTAACTTTAGTCCCAATGGTGAAATGTTTGCCTCTGCCAGTGCTGATGGCACCATCAAACTCTGGCAACGGGATGGCAAGTTACTGAAAACTCTCAGAGGTCATAAAAACCAAGTTTTCAACATTAGTTTTAGTCCCGATGGTCACACCATTGCTGCTGCTAGTAAGGATGGCACCATCCAGCTCTGGCATCCTAATGGTACTCGGATTAAAACCCTGACCAGGTTTGGTCCTGCTAACTTTGGGATTAGTTTTAGTCCTGATGGTAAATCCCTTGCGATCGCTAGTGAAGATGGCACTATCAAACTCTGGAATTTAGACAGTAGTTGGCCCAAAATTTTCAATCGTCATGCAAGGGGTGTCTGGAGTGTCTGCTTTAGTCCAGATGGTCGGATGCTGGCTTCCGGGAGTTCGGACGGTACCGTTAAACTCTGGAATATAGATGGCAAAGAACTCAACTCCATCGATAATTATGGCTTGCCAGTCTATCGGGTTAGATTTAGTCCCGATGGTCAAATGTTAGCACTAGCCAGTAAAGATAATCGAATTCGACTTTATAACCTTGATGGCATTAAGCTCAAGACCTTACGAGGACACAAAGGGTCTGTGTGTGGGGTAAGTTTCAGCCCCGATGGACGGCTACTGGCTTCTGCTAGTGTAGATAAAACTATCAGACTTTGGAGTCTCAAGGGCATTGGACTCAATACTCAGCAAAGCCATACTGGTAAACTTATCGGCTTTTGTTTTAATTCTACCGGTCAGCAGTATGCTTCAGCTAGTGAAGATAAAACAGTGAAACTATGGAGTCTAGACGGCACATTACTGAGAACTTTCTCAGGACATGAAGCTAGTGTCAGGAGTGTCAGTTTTAGTCCTAAAGCAAAACTATTAGCCACTGCTAGTGTGGATGGTATCATTAAAATTTGGCATCTTAATGGAGCCTTACTGCAAACCTTTCCAGCCCATGGTCTGAGTATCAGGAGTCTAAGTTTTAGTCCTGATGGTAAAATCCTGGCCTCTGCGGGTAATGACAGAATCATCAAGCTGTGGGGAATTGATGATAAGTATGGACAGGATAACGGAGTACTCATAAATACTCTCAACGGTCATCTTGCTAAAATCCTTACCATTAGATTCAGTCAGGATGGTCAGATGCTGGTTTCCGCTGGAGAAGATAAAACCATTAAACGTTGGCGTCTCGATGGTAGCTTAATCGATACGATTCCAGCCCATAGTCTAAAAATTGTCTGTTTGAGATTCAGTGGGGATGGTGAAATTATGGCTTCCGCTAGTACTGATAAAACAGTGAAACTTTGGAGTCTGGATGGTAAACTTATCACTACCTTACAAGGACATCAAGCAGGAGTTAGAGGTGTTGTTTTTAGTCCTGACAGTCAAATTATTGCTTCAGTTAGTGCTGATAGAACGGTAAAGCTTTGGACTCGTGATGGTAAGGAATTCAAAACCCTAAAAGGACATCTTGCTCCTGTGTGCAATGCCTGTTTCCTGGCTGACGGTGAAACTTTGGTATCGGTCAGTGAAGATGGTACTGCTAAAATCTGGAATATCGATGGTACAGAAATCAAAACCGTTGGCGGACCGATTAATGGCAGTACAGTCGTAGGTGTAAAACCTGGACAGGGGATAGTTACCAGGGGGAGTCATACAGCTATGTCTGATTTAAGCTCTGATTTAAAGGATTTATTGGTGAAGGGGTGCTATTGGATCACGGACTATTTAAAGCATAATCCTACCTTGAGTGAAAGCGATCGCAAATTGTGTGATGGGATTTTACCAGAAATTTTGAATGGGGAGTAG
- a CDS encoding thioredoxin family protein yields the protein MALVNSTMLSLGTKAPEFQLPDAVSGETISLETFAGKQGLLVMFICRHCPFVKHVQGELAKLGKDYADANLGMVAISANDADNYPDDAPDKLKEMAQALGFTFPFCHDQSQQTAQAYTAACTPDFFLFDANQELVYRGQLDDSRPSNGIPVTGKDLRAAIDAVLGSQPVNSEQKPSIGCNIKWKPGNEPAYFGV from the coding sequence ATGGCACTAGTTAACTCGACAATGTTGTCCTTAGGTACCAAAGCACCAGAGTTTCAGTTACCGGATGCAGTGTCTGGCGAGACGATTTCCTTAGAGACCTTTGCCGGTAAGCAGGGGTTACTGGTCATGTTTATCTGCCGCCATTGTCCTTTTGTTAAACATGTACAGGGAGAATTGGCCAAGTTAGGGAAAGACTATGCCGATGCTAATCTCGGTATGGTGGCGATTAGCGCTAATGATGCGGATAATTACCCGGATGATGCTCCCGATAAACTTAAGGAAATGGCTCAGGCGCTGGGATTTACCTTTCCCTTCTGTCATGATCAGAGTCAGCAAACGGCTCAGGCTTATACAGCTGCTTGTACCCCAGATTTTTTTCTATTCGATGCTAACCAAGAGCTAGTTTACCGAGGTCAATTGGATGATAGTCGTCCTAGTAATGGGATACCAGTTACGGGTAAGGATTTACGAGCAGCTATTGATGCGGTGCTAGGGTCGCAACCGGTGAATTCTGAGCAAAAGCCTAGTATTGGTTGCAATATTAAGTGGAAGCCGGGGAATGAACCAGCTTATTTTGGTGTGTGA
- a CDS encoding winged helix-turn-helix transcriptional regulator has protein sequence MSSVIDMETDRDIEIDTDSDIDIETDSDIEIKTDSESNKNAIDPCLSPCPIERGMRILGGKWKGSILWHLKDGPMRFNDLARQIGGASKKMVTQRLREMEDTGLVNRNVISTKPIAVAYEITDFGRTALRFLEELKTWAEEYNI, from the coding sequence ATGAGTTCTGTCATTGACATGGAAACAGATAGAGATATCGAAATTGACACAGATAGCGACATCGACATCGAAACTGATAGCGACATCGAGATCAAAACCGATAGCGAAAGCAACAAGAACGCAATTGACCCCTGTCTCAGCCCCTGTCCAATCGAGCGTGGAATGCGGATTTTGGGTGGCAAATGGAAAGGATCGATTCTTTGGCATCTCAAGGATGGCCCGATGCGCTTCAACGATCTAGCGCGCCAGATCGGGGGAGCTAGCAAAAAAATGGTGACCCAGCGGCTAAGAGAAATGGAGGATACGGGTCTAGTCAACCGTAACGTCATCAGTACCAAGCCCATTGCTGTGGCCTATGAGATCACAGATTTTGGTCGCACAGCCCTGAGATTTCTGGAGGAGCTAAAGACATGGGCAGAGGAGTATAATATATAA
- a CDS encoding NAD(P)H-dependent oxidoreductase, whose protein sequence is MKTLLLILGKETKEFAKGRYNQGLFEIAVEILKDQYELLTTVVEDGYNIPEEIAKFKQADAVIFQYPVYWFMMPSTLKRYIDDVYAYGEFFGHSNSSYGSGGLMNGKKFMLSTTWNAPADVFNNPNSFFEGLSLQEVLLPMRKSHEFCGFKELPHFACYNVIKNPQFDADRERYISHLKMVFLDPDHDLGVEVAKPLSAPFSKAH, encoded by the coding sequence ATGAAAACCCTGCTTTTGATTTTGGGCAAAGAGACTAAGGAGTTCGCCAAAGGCCGCTACAATCAAGGTCTTTTCGAGATAGCGGTGGAGATATTGAAAGATCAATACGAGCTACTCACCACTGTTGTAGAAGACGGTTACAACATTCCAGAAGAAATTGCGAAATTCAAGCAAGCTGACGCGGTCATCTTTCAGTATCCCGTGTACTGGTTCATGATGCCGTCAACCCTAAAGCGTTACATAGACGATGTCTACGCCTATGGTGAATTCTTCGGGCACAGTAATAGCTCATACGGATCGGGTGGCCTGATGAATGGCAAGAAATTCATGCTGTCTACTACATGGAATGCGCCCGCCGACGTCTTTAACAATCCGAATAGTTTCTTTGAAGGACTATCACTACAAGAAGTCCTCCTGCCCATGCGTAAGAGTCATGAGTTTTGTGGCTTCAAGGAATTGCCCCATTTCGCCTGCTACAACGTCATCAAAAATCCACAATTTGACGCTGACCGAGAGCGGTACATCAGTCACCTAAAGATGGTGTTTCTTGACCCCGACCATGATTTAGGTGTTGAAGTAGCGAAGCCTCTGTCTGCTCCATTTTCCAAAGCTCATTAA
- a CDS encoding glutathione S-transferase family protein, whose translation MTKQAEIHLYTASTMNGWKPLIFLEEAEVDYEMTYIDFSKKEQKSDWYRSLNPNGRIPTIVDRGNDDFVVFESGAILWYLAEKYQKFLPEGEKARSQALQWLMFQMSAIGPMMGQAMYFQRIAEPQGHRDEFAIKRYGSESRRLLEVLDQQLEGKSYILGNEFTIVDMATYPWARAYYWAKVSVDGLKNLQGWFDRIDARPATQRALELPKPFPAFFGKGDVAAAEAANSARFKNDVKQ comes from the coding sequence ATGACAAAACAAGCTGAGATTCATCTCTACACCGCATCGACTATGAATGGATGGAAGCCGCTAATCTTTCTTGAAGAAGCAGAAGTGGACTATGAGATGACCTATATTGATTTTTCCAAAAAAGAACAAAAGTCAGACTGGTACAGATCCCTTAATCCCAATGGGCGCATCCCGACCATCGTGGATCGTGGTAATGACGATTTTGTGGTTTTTGAGTCGGGTGCGATTCTTTGGTATCTAGCTGAGAAATATCAAAAGTTCCTTCCCGAGGGGGAAAAAGCTCGATCCCAAGCACTTCAGTGGCTGATGTTTCAGATGAGTGCCATTGGACCGATGATGGGTCAGGCGATGTACTTTCAGCGAATTGCAGAACCTCAAGGGCATCGTGATGAATTTGCCATCAAGCGCTATGGGTCAGAATCACGGAGGCTGCTGGAAGTCTTGGATCAGCAGCTTGAAGGGAAAAGTTACATCCTTGGTAATGAGTTCACTATTGTAGATATGGCCACTTATCCTTGGGCACGAGCTTATTATTGGGCGAAAGTATCGGTGGATGGGCTGAAAAACCTTCAAGGCTGGTTTGACCGTATTGATGCCCGACCTGCAACTCAACGGGCACTAGAGCTCCCGAAACCTTTTCCTGCCTTTTTTGGAAAAGGGGATGTGGCTGCTGCAGAAGCTGCTAATTCTGCACGTTTTAAAAATGATGTTAAACAATAA
- a CDS encoding mechanosensitive ion channel family protein yields MNPTIHNTSSLTSYQHEKPMIHYRQKKISILFGSLLIVGAWWLPVQAQQSTNSPNQKAVTTEDPTIPIEELELMLKPLTKDELEGEAQGWIFLLKTKVKELSDAEIAVKRKNRELEQSKEAVDALEEAKEALEEVTETKEKIETEASPSGSVEALDAAQEAQEALEKAQESVEEAVKEEEKTQQDKTLQGAIDKAVESTEEDKNKAKTSEEEVAKVQEQIGTISNKVVTDEQQQKKTEQGLEKAQEKIEEAVEAKTEVKKQVLVNITRLRDERAGLSERFEVVLEELKIKGGDVELYQKYVNAISGIKVDVTDTQGTWITIVGWLQSKEGGQRWANNIGKCIGIIAGFSILSVILGTVLEKSLGMFPNISVMLGQFLVSLTRQGLFVVGILVGITALEVSIGPLIAMIGAAGFVIAFAFQSTLGNLANGLMILLYKPFDVGDIIEVTGVRGKVHDVNLICTTIKTSQSKIIIVPNNSVWGNVIENETSSPIRAMFITVRISYHNSITQTIQVLKDIANCHPLVLKDPGPWIDTGELAEYAVNIWFKAYTKREDYWTAYCDLNRIIKERLEQEGIVIPLPRQELYISEAMAKEEGSMAKRFKGMTLS; encoded by the coding sequence GTGAACCCAACTATACATAATACCTCTTCATTAACGTCTTATCAACACGAAAAACCAATGATTCATTACCGACAAAAGAAAATTAGCATTTTGTTTGGCAGTCTCTTAATCGTTGGGGCATGGTGGTTACCTGTCCAAGCTCAACAGAGCACTAACTCACCCAATCAGAAAGCAGTTACAACTGAAGATCCAACTATTCCGATTGAGGAGCTAGAGCTAATGCTCAAGCCCTTGACTAAGGATGAGCTGGAGGGTGAAGCTCAGGGGTGGATCTTCTTGCTTAAAACTAAAGTTAAAGAACTCAGCGATGCGGAAATTGCTGTCAAGCGCAAAAATCGAGAGCTTGAACAATCTAAGGAAGCTGTTGATGCCCTAGAAGAGGCCAAAGAAGCTCTTGAGGAAGTCACAGAAACTAAAGAAAAAATCGAGACTGAGGCATCACCATCAGGTTCCGTTGAAGCTTTAGACGCTGCACAAGAAGCACAGGAAGCTCTCGAAAAAGCTCAGGAGTCAGTAGAAGAAGCGGTAAAAGAAGAAGAAAAAACCCAGCAGGATAAAACCTTGCAAGGGGCGATTGATAAAGCAGTTGAAAGTACGGAAGAGGATAAAAATAAAGCCAAAACCTCAGAGGAGGAAGTTGCTAAGGTTCAAGAGCAGATTGGGACAATTAGCAACAAAGTCGTTACGGATGAACAACAGCAGAAAAAGACTGAACAGGGACTGGAAAAAGCTCAAGAAAAGATAGAAGAAGCGGTAGAGGCCAAGACCGAAGTTAAAAAGCAAGTACTGGTCAACATCACGAGACTGCGGGATGAACGGGCTGGTTTGAGCGAACGCTTTGAGGTGGTTCTTGAAGAGCTGAAAATTAAAGGTGGTGATGTCGAGTTGTACCAAAAATACGTCAATGCCATCAGTGGGATTAAGGTTGACGTAACTGACACTCAAGGAACCTGGATTACCATTGTTGGCTGGCTCCAGTCTAAAGAAGGAGGTCAGCGCTGGGCGAATAACATTGGCAAATGTATAGGAATCATTGCTGGCTTTAGCATCCTCTCGGTAATCTTAGGAACAGTACTCGAGAAATCTTTGGGGATGTTCCCAAATATCTCAGTGATGTTGGGTCAGTTCTTGGTTAGTCTAACCCGCCAAGGATTATTTGTGGTGGGTATTCTTGTCGGGATTACTGCCCTAGAGGTAAGTATTGGCCCACTGATCGCTATGATTGGAGCTGCTGGTTTTGTGATAGCGTTTGCGTTCCAAAGTACCCTCGGTAACTTGGCCAATGGGTTAATGATATTACTCTATAAACCTTTCGACGTGGGGGATATCATTGAAGTAACTGGAGTAAGAGGAAAGGTTCATGATGTTAACTTAATTTGCACCACCATCAAGACTTCTCAAAGTAAAATTATTATTGTGCCCAATAATTCAGTCTGGGGTAACGTTATCGAGAATGAAACCAGTAGCCCCATCCGCGCTATGTTTATCACGGTAAGGATCAGCTACCACAATAGTATTACTCAAACTATCCAAGTTCTTAAGGATATTGCTAACTGTCATCCTTTAGTATTGAAAGACCCAGGACCTTGGATTGATACCGGTGAATTGGCTGAATATGCTGTTAACATTTGGTTTAAAGCATATACCAAGAGAGAGGATTACTGGACAGCCTATTGTGACCTCAACCGAATTATAAAAGAAAGATTAGAACAAGAGGGAATTGTGATCCCACTGCCGAGGCAGGAACTATACATTAGCGAAGCTATGGCTAAGGAAGAGGGCAGTATGGCAAAAAGGTTCAAAGGCATGACGTTATCCTAG